CGTAAAGCCGCGGAGCAGGGACTCGCCGCTGCGCAATACCGTCTCGGCCTGATGTACGAGCAAGGCACGGGCGTGGACAAAAACGCCCAGGAAGCCGAGAGGTGGTACCGCAAGGCCGCCGAACAGGGGCTGGCCAGCGCGAAAAGCAAACTGAAGAAATAAACCGTATTCCAGCTGTGTTATCCCAGGCGGAAGCCGGGTCCGGAAACCGGCGCTGCCCATCGCGGCGGGTGGCGCCATGTTGCGGCCAATCTTGTGGCCGCTACGATTCGTCTGTGCCAGCGTTTACATCCGGGCATGCAATAGGCCAAATCATGCCAATGCGCTGTCTATAATGGCTCAACGCTGGTCCTCTCTTCGTTACGGTACGCGACGCAGCGTCTTCTGCCTCTTAAATCCTGCACGAGGAACACATCATGAAACGTTTTCAGCGCACGCTCGCCCTTGTTGTCTGCTGCTCCATGCTCAACGTCAGCATGCTGCAGTCCGCCCAGGCCGCCATGGTGAGCACCGAAGAAGTCGCCCGCCTGGGCGCTACCAGCAGTCCTGATTCCGGCCACGCCCGGCTGGCCGCGGTGATGGCACGAGACAATGTGCGTAGCGAAATGGAACGTCTCGGCATCGACCCGGCCAGCGCGCAGGAGCGCGTCGCCGCGCTGACCGACGAGGAAGCGGCCAATCTGGCCGACCAGATTGACAAGGCGCCCGCCGGCGGCATCATCGGCGCCATCCTGTTTGTATTCTTCGTGTTGCTGGTCACCGATGTCCTCGGCTTTACCAAGGTGTTCCCGTTCACCCGCTCCGTGCGCTGAGCGGTAAGCCGATGCTGACAACGCTGATCCGGCAGTTGGGGGCGCTACGACTGGCGCTCCCGGCTGCGCTGTGTTCGCTGCTGCTGGCCGCCTGCGCCAGCACGCCGCTGCAGCCGGTCACGCTCGCGCCCGGTGAGCCGACCCGCGCCGAGCTGGTCGATACCCCGTTCTTCCCCGATGACAGCCATTTCTGCGGCCCGGCGGCGCTGGCGACCAGCCTGTCCGCCGTCGGGCTGGCGACCACGCCGGCGCAGCTGGTGGGGCAGGTATTCCTGCCGGGGCGGGAAGGCTCGCTGCAGATCGAGATGCTCAGCGGTGCGCGGCGCCAGGGCGCGGTGGCGATGGTGATCCCCGGCACGCTGACGGCGCTGAAACAGGAAATCGATGCCGGGCATCCGGTGGTGGTGCTGCAGAACCTGGGCTTGTCGTGGGCGCCGTCCTGGCACTACGCGGTGGTGGTCGGCTACGACCTTGAGCGGGAGCAGTTGCTGCTGCGCTCGGGGCCGATGCGGCGGCAGGTGATGACGCTGCGCACCTTCGGCCATACCTGGCAGCGCAGCCGGTTCTGGGCCTTCGTCGCGCTGCCGCCGGGGCGTTTGCCGGCGAGTGTCGCGGAACAGGATGCGACGCGGGCGCTGGTGGCCTTCGAGCGCAACGCCAAGCCGGCGGCGGCGGTCACCGCCTATCGCGCGGCGTTGCAACGTTGGCCGCACAACGCCACGCTGGCGATGGGGCTGGGCAATGCGCTGTACGGCGCCGGTGACTTGCCGGCGGCTGTGCAGGTGTTCCGCGACACCGCCACAACGCACCAGCTGGCGGCCGCCTACAACAACCTGGCGCGCATCCTGCTGCAACAGGGGCGTGCTGCCGAGGCCCGGCAGGCGGCGACGGATGGCCTGGCACTGGCCGGCCCGCTGCGTGCCACGCTGCTGGACACGCTGCGCGACATCGAACAGGCCGCCATGTCGCAGCCCGGCTCCTGACGCGGCGTTGCTCCCACTTCAACCTCAACGCGGCAAAATAATTGCCCCGGTGCCGCCAGCTCGCCGCCAGCGGCCGCAGTGCGTGGCCAAATCACACTGCGGCCAACCTTGGTCGTCGCCGCTTGTGCTCAGTCCTGCTGCCGGAACGGCAGATGCTCCGCCATCTCGTCCTGATACTGTGCAACCGCCTGCTGTTCGCGCCGCAGGAAGTCGCCGATCATGCCGCGCAGGCGCGGGTCGGCGATGTGGAATGCCGACCACGTCGCTTCAGGCACAAAACCGCGGCTGACCTTGTGCTCGCCCTGGGCGCCGGGCTCGAAGTGCTGCAGTCCTTCGCGGATGCAGTAATCGATGCCTTCGTAGAAGCACAGCGCAAAGTGCAGGCTGTGGTAATCCGCAGCCGCGCCCCAGTGGCGGCCGTACAGGGTGTCATCGCTGCGGTAGCAGATGGCGGCGGCGACCACCGCGTCGCTGGCGTCGCGCGTCAGAAACACCACCAGCTGCCGCGCCAGCGTGCGGCCAATCTCGCGGAAGAAACCGAGGCTGAACGCAGGGTGATTGCCGAAGCGGCGGAAGGTCGACACGTAGTGCGGGTAGATCTGCCGCCACAGCGCGTCGTCGATGTCGTCGCCGTGGCGAATTTCGATGCGCAGGCCGGCCTCGGCGACGCGACGCCGTTCGCGCTTCACCTTCTTGCGCTTGTCGGCACAGAAGGTGGCGAGGAAGTCGTCGAAGTCGCGGTAGCCGGCGTTGTGCCAGTGGAACTGGCAACCGCGACGCAGCAGGAAGCCCTGGCTGGCCAGCGCTGCGCGCAGCGCGGCATCGTCGTCCAGATACAGGTATTGCAGCGAGGACGCCTGTTCGCTGCTAGCCAGCTGCAGGCTGGCGTGCAGCAGCGCGCGGCTGACGCTGGCGCGGTCGGCGTCGCGGTGGATCAGCTGCCGCGCGCCGCTGGCCGGGGTGTAGGGGATGCCGCACACCAGTTTCGGGTAGTAGCGCTGGCCGAGGCGCTGGTAGGCGTCGGCCCACGCCCAGTCGTGCGAGAAATCGCCGAACGAGTGCGTGCGCAGGTACAGCGGCTGCGCGCCAAGCAGGCTGCCGTCGTCGGCGTGCAGCGTGACGTGCGCCGGCTGCCAGCCCAGTGCCGGCGCCACCGCGCCGTGGCGCTCCGCCGCCGCCAGGAAGGC
The nucleotide sequence above comes from Vogesella indigofera. Encoded proteins:
- a CDS encoding PA2778 family cysteine peptidase; this translates as MLTTLIRQLGALRLALPAALCSLLLAACASTPLQPVTLAPGEPTRAELVDTPFFPDDSHFCGPAALATSLSAVGLATTPAQLVGQVFLPGREGSLQIEMLSGARRQGAVAMVIPGTLTALKQEIDAGHPVVVLQNLGLSWAPSWHYAVVVGYDLEREQLLLRSGPMRRQVMTLRTFGHTWQRSRFWAFVALPPGRLPASVAEQDATRALVAFERNAKPAAAVTAYRAALQRWPHNATLAMGLGNALYGAGDLPAAVQVFRDTATTHQLAAAYNNLARILLQQGRAAEARQAATDGLALAGPLRATLLDTLRDIEQAAMSQPGS
- a CDS encoding PA2779 family protein; amino-acid sequence: MKRFQRTLALVVCCSMLNVSMLQSAQAAMVSTEEVARLGATSSPDSGHARLAAVMARDNVRSEMERLGIDPASAQERVAALTDEEAANLADQIDKAPAGGIIGAILFVFFVLLVTDVLGFTKVFPFTRSVR
- a CDS encoding GNAT family N-acetyltransferase → MHCRFHTAIDDIAANLWNALNVTGSPFLSHAFLAAAERHGAVAPALGWQPAHVTLHADDGSLLGAQPLYLRTHSFGDFSHDWAWADAYQRLGQRYYPKLVCGIPYTPASGARQLIHRDADRASVSRALLHASLQLASSEQASSLQYLYLDDDAALRAALASQGFLLRRGCQFHWHNAGYRDFDDFLATFCADKRKKVKRERRRVAEAGLRIEIRHGDDIDDALWRQIYPHYVSTFRRFGNHPAFSLGFFREIGRTLARQLVVFLTRDASDAVVAAAICYRSDDTLYGRHWGAAADYHSLHFALCFYEGIDYCIREGLQHFEPGAQGEHKVSRGFVPEATWSAFHIADPRLRGMIGDFLRREQQAVAQYQDEMAEHLPFRQQD